A stretch of DNA from Bacillus sp. Marseille-Q1617:
GAAAAGTAATTAGTGTAGAAGAAAAACCAGAAGTGCCAAAATCTAATTATGCCATTACCGGGTTATATTTTTATGATAATCGTGTTGTTGAAATAGCTAAAAATGTTCGCCCTTCCGCCCGGGGTGAACTTGAAATTACCTCAATAAATGAAGCATATCTAAAAATGGGAGATTTAGATGTCGAGTTATTGGGGAGAGGTTTTACTTGGTTAGATACTGGGACACATCAAAGCTTAGTTGATGCAACAAACTTTGTAAAGACAGTTGAAGAGCATCAAGGTATTAAGATTGCAGCTCCTGAAGAAGTTGCGTTTATTAATGGTTGGATTACCAAGGAACAATTATGGGATTGTGGCGAAAAACTTAGTAAGACAGGGTATGGTCAATATTTAATGAAAGTTGCAAATGGTGAAATACAATATTAAGCAGTGAAAGAAGTGGTATTATATGAAATTTACTAAAACTAATTTAGATGACCTAGTTATCGTTGAGCCTAAGGTATTTGGAGATCATCGTGGCTGGTTTATGGAAACATATAATAAAGAGAATTTTTCTGATGAAGGGATAAATATTAAGTTTGTCCAGGACAATCAATCATTCTCAGCAACAAAAGGTACTCTTAGAGGACTGCATTATCAATTAAATCCAAAAGCGCAGACAAAATTAGTTCGTTGTACTAAAGGAGCAATTTATGATGTTGCCGTTGATATACGAAAGGGCAGTTTAACTTTTGGAAAATGGTTTGGAGTAGAGTTGACAGCAGAAAATAAAAAGCAATTACTAATCCCAAAAGGTTATGCTCATGGGTTTATGACGTTAACAGAAGATGTTGAAGTGCAATATAAAGTAGACGAGCTTTATGCACCTGAATGTGACAGAGGTATCACGTGGGATGATCCTGAAATTGGAATAGATTGGCCAATAGATATTAAGCCTATATTATCAGAAAAAGATAAAAAAGCACCATTACTAAACAATGCCGAAAATAATTTCGTGTACGGAGAGTAGTATCATGAAAATACTAGTAACCGGATATACAGGTCAACTTGGCTATGATGTTTTTCACTATGGATTGCAACAAGGTTTACAAATGGTAGGAGTGGGATCAAAGGATTTAGATATAACGAGAAGAGAAGATGTATCTCAATATCTAAATGAAGTCAAGCCAAATGCAATTATCCATTGTGCTGCCTTCACAGCTGTCGATAAAGCTGAAGATGAAAAAGATATATGTCGAAGTGTCAATGTTGATGGTACAAGGAATTTAGCTGAAGCAGCTCAAGACATTAATGCGAAGTTTATGTATATCAGCACAGACTATGTGTTTAGTGGAGAAGGTCAAACGCCATTCAAGGAAACAGAAGAACCTGGGCCAGTAGGTCATTATGGGAAAACAAAGCTAGAAGGGGAAGAAGTACTAAAACAACTATTAAATAATTGGTTTATAGTCCGTATTTCTTGGGTTTTTGGTATCAATGGTAATAATTTTATTAAAACAATGTTAAGGTTAGCAGAAACAAGAGATGAATTAAATGTGGTAGGCGATCAATTTGGTTCACCTACTTATACATTTGATTTGGCAAAATTATTAATTGATATGATTAAAACAGATAATTATGGAATTTATCACGCCTCCAATGATGGCTTTTGCAGCTGGGCTGAATTTTCTAAGGAGATTTTCAGACAAGCAAATCTCAGTATTAAAGTGAATTCTATTTCTACAGAGGAATACCCTACACGAGCTGTTCGTCCTAAAAACTCACGAATGTCAAAACAAAAACTGATTGAAAATGGATTTAGTCCGCTACCTAGCTGGCAAGATGCAGTTACGAGATATTTAAATCAATTAACACAAGAGGTGGAATAGATGGAAAATAAAAAAGTACTTGTTACTGGGGGCGCAGGGTTTATTGGTGGAAACTTTGTCCAGTACATGGTGGATAAATATACAAATTACGATATTTATAATTTAGATTTACTGACATACGCCGGAGATTTAACAAAGCATCAACAAATTGAATCAAAGGAAAACTATCATTTTATAAAAGCAGATATAACAGATCGTGATTCAATCATCCCTCTTTTTGAAAAAGAGCAATTTGATTACGTGGTTCATTTTGCGGCAGAAAGTCATGTGGATCGCTCAATTACCGACCCGGAAATTTTCATGGTGACAAATGTACTTGGAACACAAGTATTGTTAGATGCTTCCAAACTAAGTGGTGTATTAAAGTTTGTTCATGTATCAACTGATGAAGTTTATGGTGAACTAGATTTTGATCCATCAACATTCTTTACTGAAAATACTCCGATACAACCTAATAGTCCATATAGCGCAAGTAAAGCTTCATCCGATTTAGTAGTTCGTGCTTACCATGAAACATATAACATGCCTGTTAATATTACTCGCTGCTCGAATAACTATGGGCCATATCATTTTCCTGAAAAGTTGATTCCTTTAACAATATCTCGGGTTTTAAATGAACAAAAAGTACCGGTTTACGGTGATGGAGAGAATATTCGAGATTGGTTACATGTTATTGATCATTGTGCTGCTATTGATCT
This window harbors:
- the rfbC gene encoding dTDP-4-dehydrorhamnose 3,5-epimerase, giving the protein MKFTKTNLDDLVIVEPKVFGDHRGWFMETYNKENFSDEGINIKFVQDNQSFSATKGTLRGLHYQLNPKAQTKLVRCTKGAIYDVAVDIRKGSLTFGKWFGVELTAENKKQLLIPKGYAHGFMTLTEDVEVQYKVDELYAPECDRGITWDDPEIGIDWPIDIKPILSEKDKKAPLLNNAENNFVYGE
- the rfbD gene encoding dTDP-4-dehydrorhamnose reductase; translation: MKILVTGYTGQLGYDVFHYGLQQGLQMVGVGSKDLDITRREDVSQYLNEVKPNAIIHCAAFTAVDKAEDEKDICRSVNVDGTRNLAEAAQDINAKFMYISTDYVFSGEGQTPFKETEEPGPVGHYGKTKLEGEEVLKQLLNNWFIVRISWVFGINGNNFIKTMLRLAETRDELNVVGDQFGSPTYTFDLAKLLIDMIKTDNYGIYHASNDGFCSWAEFSKEIFRQANLSIKVNSISTEEYPTRAVRPKNSRMSKQKLIENGFSPLPSWQDAVTRYLNQLTQEVE
- the rfbB gene encoding dTDP-glucose 4,6-dehydratase; translation: MENKKVLVTGGAGFIGGNFVQYMVDKYTNYDIYNLDLLTYAGDLTKHQQIESKENYHFIKADITDRDSIIPLFEKEQFDYVVHFAAESHVDRSITDPEIFMVTNVLGTQVLLDASKLSGVLKFVHVSTDEVYGELDFDPSTFFTENTPIQPNSPYSASKASSDLVVRAYHETYNMPVNITRCSNNYGPYHFPEKLIPLTISRVLNEQKVPVYGDGENIRDWLHVIDHCAAIDLVMHEGVKGEVYNVGGHNERTNLEVVKTIINTLGKSENLIEFVKDRLGHDKRYAIDPTKLEQLGWKPTYTFETGIAQTIQWYLDNKEWWEQIISGEYQNYFEKQYSI